The following coding sequences lie in one Sorex araneus isolate mSorAra2 chromosome 4, mSorAra2.pri, whole genome shotgun sequence genomic window:
- the LOC101553870 gene encoding trace amine-associated receptor 4: protein MNSPDQWSPPEVEFCFASVNNSCPRNMRSMLSVSTMYFVMISAIVMTMLGNMFVIISIAHFKQLHSPTNFLILSMATTDFLLSCVVMPFSMIRSIESCWYFGDLFCKLHSSFDMMLCTTSIFHLCFISVDRYYAVCDPLHYVTKITIPVIEVFLLISWSVPILFAYGLVFSELNLIGAEDFVAAISCTGLCMLVFNKLWGVLASVIAFFLPGTVMVGIYVHIFTVARKHAKQIGAGPTVKQAGSESKMKASSKKESKATKTLSIVMGVFVLCWLPFFLMTITDPFVNFSTPEDLYNAFLWLGYFNSTFNPIIYGMFYPWFRKALRMIITGMIFRPDSSTLSLFPAHA, encoded by the coding sequence ATGAATTCACCTGACCAATGGAGTCCcccagaagtagaattttgcTTTGCCTCAGTTAACAATTCATGCCCTAGAAATATGAGGTCGATGCTGAGTGTCAGTACTATGTACTTTGTGATGATTAGTGCTATCGTGATGACCATGCTGGGCAACATGTTTGTGATTATTTCCATCGCCCACTTCAAGCAGCTCCACTCCCCAACCAACTTCCTGATCCTCTCCATGGCCACCACTGACTTCCTGCTGAGCTGTGTAGTCATGCCCTTCAGTATGATCAGGTCCATCGAGTCCTGCTGGTATTTTGGGGACCTCTTTTGCAAATTGCACAGCAGTTTTGACATGATGCTCTGTACCACCTCCATTTTTCACTTGTGCTTCATCTCAGTGGACCGCTACTATGCTGTTTGTGACCCTTTGCATTATGTTACCAAAATCACCATCCCTGTTATTGAAGTCTTTCTGCTTATCAGTTGGTCTGTTCCAATCCTTTTTGCGTATGGTCTGGTATTCTCAGAATTAAATTTAATTGGTGCCGAAGATTTTGTTGCCGCCATTAGCTGCACAGGCTTGTGTATGTTGGTGTTTAACAAACTATGGGGTGTGTTGGCCTCAGTTATAGCCTTCTTTCTTCCTGGGACTGTTATGGTGGGGATTTACGTGCACATTTTCACTGTGGCCAGGAAGCATGCTAAGCAAATTGGTGCAGGTCCAACAGTGAAGCAGGCTGGGTCAGAAAGCAAAATGAAGGCATCctccaagaaagaaagcaaagccaCTAAGACTCTAAGCATAGTCATGGGAGTGTTTGTGTTGTGCTGGCTGCCCTTTTTCCTCATGACAATCACAGACccttttgttaatttttcaaCTCCTGAAGATTTATACAATGCCTTCCTCTGGCTGGGCTACTTCAATTCCACTTTCAATCCCATTATATATGGCATGTTTTATCCCTGGTTTCGAAAGGCTTTGAGGATGATTATCACGGGAATGATCTTTCGCCCGGACTCTTCTACATTAAGTCTATTTCCTGCTCATGCTTAG